Proteins from a genomic interval of Paenibacillus lentus:
- a CDS encoding S-layer homology domain-containing protein encodes MQRLKKPLVWLALLSLIIGIVPVGLTQTVEAATPPTYFIPDDVKLQSTNSLDLNSTDPVLGLSRQSVKVSATENFLVEGIFNQVSSDLEVTVQQLNSTTSGGWAPDSTRVITDRVTDNGNNRFTVNLRLFSGYNKVTFSGTQGNNKRSDTFYILYDRIPTLVSANVLYPGGGADPVSLNEDARAVVTNNRIIIRGNYENATKITLSIGNDSGQIATLIDSQKEFFSSYMDLQPGLNTLTIAVENETSKVTVTRELYFFDENQPFVELGLNHSAYADPIDLLSQTIPTVAQTPDSAGLTGQVLLPYKSVSFNGNNELRVEVNGTAPVTLTATASEDLIIPGPDGQTPTYRLVTFTTNGEFPFDGTDLQNIEIAITYGPSPTDRYEANKRASFKYLPGQKIIKNMYLLEGYDGNTANYDMATKKPLNNAQVSSSEFYILVESDSPITSSPSLKGTYLPLSARDVTLTYVAQPSGLINQAVYRVTGFSSGTQQVRFYFDGSVDAFYNASISYVSRNRIYVKDLLDGQTIQLDSSSSSGRTVSLSGQYIGFGNDGVSAHNFYNQVIVNGVEQLPGNQGSWLNQISGEFSLDFNVDNNGPLYYGQNTIVLKGKTTGANPTGTTPTEISETIRFFIIDTNVSTVEKFIPVAAPLVSSDRPVFYENFGSNNLSKIFEQATDFIPTAEGFATGRTSYDLVLHGGGAEKVELYSGSTLIFSTDIDTSQANNHKVGATYGTNGLIYDFSGDQNNFVLRIRDIKFDKDISAVHVYNLDLINRTGSRTTQKLEVKREVSAFRILAPQPTVGEDIIVNRNFVRFDIEAEGATSVKIGKEEAVKRTDLPSDATSRFILDYVGLKKDAWTTIKIEVDRNGVKSNTDIRVYYASAVAVDSQFMAEKVSNKYSVFNKKLELSFPKGTVLQNAVIPRNTVVKFYPDNKLLFGIADPTDGVVERRNDYGNIIFDPLSGEDSGYRKIGKPDYEVSLFNMNANTFNFIRVSDVYWISGGIGELGNSPAMNGLPPYSSWYSYPSADSHEPISFMGVDATRRLKPSQRGKLTLAFDPNVVDAAGTAITVFRMSDSGVWENIGGEVDTKKGTITVPFDEFGYYKVMKLRSSYKDITNHGWAREVLNALYSKGIMMNNGLRSDSFGTDDTVKRGEFATLLVKGLNLPLNYDDNQTFFDVVPAAKTNTWSYAYIETAARAGIISGLGEGYFGVDEDLTREQAAIMIARALRLKLDANDSKLQSSLSKTFLDSSRIDVYARPAVQAVYKAKIMTGTPVTVPGQKKSSLNFNPKSSMTRAEAGKITVELLKKSTKIFPKNLS; translated from the coding sequence ATGCAGCGCTTGAAGAAGCCATTAGTGTGGTTGGCCTTGCTATCATTAATTATTGGAATTGTTCCAGTTGGCCTGACCCAAACTGTTGAAGCGGCGACGCCGCCAACGTATTTTATTCCGGATGACGTTAAACTGCAAAGTACGAATTCATTAGATTTAAACAGTACTGACCCGGTATTGGGATTAAGCAGACAAAGTGTCAAAGTATCAGCTACTGAGAATTTTTTGGTAGAGGGTATTTTTAACCAGGTAAGCAGTGATCTTGAGGTAACTGTCCAGCAGTTGAACTCAACAACATCGGGGGGATGGGCACCGGATAGCACTCGTGTTATTACGGATAGAGTAACGGATAACGGTAATAACCGTTTTACTGTTAACTTGCGTCTATTCTCTGGCTACAACAAAGTAACATTTTCGGGGACTCAAGGTAATAATAAACGCTCAGACACATTCTATATTTTATATGACCGGATCCCAACATTGGTGAGTGCCAACGTATTGTATCCTGGCGGTGGTGCAGATCCAGTCAGCTTAAATGAAGATGCAAGAGCTGTAGTAACTAACAACAGAATCATTATTAGAGGTAATTACGAGAACGCGACGAAGATTACTCTTTCCATTGGCAATGATAGCGGACAAATTGCTACGCTAATTGATAGCCAAAAGGAGTTCTTCTCGAGTTATATGGATCTCCAACCAGGCTTAAATACACTAACGATTGCTGTAGAGAACGAGACCAGTAAAGTTACGGTAACAAGAGAACTATATTTCTTTGATGAGAATCAGCCTTTTGTAGAGCTTGGTCTAAATCACTCGGCATATGCAGACCCGATTGACCTATTGAGCCAGACGATCCCTACCGTAGCACAGACACCGGATAGTGCGGGTCTGACAGGTCAAGTGTTGCTTCCATATAAGTCAGTTTCTTTTAACGGTAACAATGAGTTGAGAGTGGAAGTGAACGGTACTGCTCCGGTTACATTAACAGCAACGGCATCAGAGGATTTGATTATCCCTGGTCCTGATGGACAAACGCCAACCTACCGTTTGGTAACATTTACAACGAACGGGGAATTTCCTTTTGATGGGACGGATCTTCAAAACATTGAAATAGCTATTACTTATGGGCCGTCTCCAACGGATAGATATGAAGCGAATAAACGGGCTTCCTTTAAATATTTGCCGGGACAGAAAATTATTAAGAATATGTATTTGCTAGAAGGATATGACGGCAATACAGCTAACTATGATATGGCTACGAAGAAGCCGTTAAACAATGCTCAGGTGAGTTCTTCAGAATTCTATATCTTGGTAGAAAGCGACTCACCGATTACAAGCTCGCCATCATTGAAGGGAACCTATCTTCCGTTAAGTGCGAGAGATGTCACTTTGACTTATGTTGCACAGCCAAGCGGTCTGATCAATCAGGCTGTTTATAGAGTGACAGGTTTCTCAAGTGGTACGCAGCAAGTTCGTTTCTATTTTGATGGTTCTGTTGATGCTTTTTATAATGCCTCTATTTCCTATGTCTCAAGAAACAGAATTTATGTTAAAGATTTGCTGGATGGACAGACAATCCAATTGGATTCTAGTTCATCGTCAGGTAGAACAGTATCGCTAAGTGGTCAATATATAGGCTTTGGAAATGACGGAGTATCGGCACATAACTTCTATAATCAGGTTATTGTTAACGGGGTGGAACAGTTACCCGGAAACCAAGGGAGTTGGTTAAACCAAATCTCGGGTGAATTTTCGCTAGATTTTAATGTAGATAATAATGGCCCGCTTTATTACGGTCAAAACACTATCGTGTTGAAGGGGAAGACAACGGGAGCTAATCCTACAGGTACTACTCCAACAGAAATTAGTGAGACGATTCGTTTCTTTATTATTGACACGAACGTTTCCACAGTGGAGAAGTTTATCCCTGTTGCAGCTCCGTTGGTCAGCTCGGACCGACCAGTATTTTATGAGAATTTTGGCAGTAATAATTTAAGTAAAATATTTGAACAGGCTACAGATTTTATTCCAACGGCTGAAGGGTTTGCCACCGGTAGAACAAGCTATGATTTAGTTCTTCATGGAGGCGGCGCTGAGAAAGTCGAACTTTATAGCGGATCGACGCTGATTTTCAGCACGGATATTGATACGAGCCAAGCGAATAATCACAAGGTCGGTGCTACCTATGGCACTAACGGTTTAATTTACGATTTCTCGGGAGACCAGAATAACTTTGTTCTGCGAATTCGGGATATCAAGTTTGATAAGGATATTTCAGCGGTACATGTTTATAACCTGGACTTGATCAACAGAACGGGATCTCGTACTACGCAGAAGCTGGAAGTGAAACGAGAAGTTTCGGCTTTCCGGATTCTGGCGCCACAGCCAACCGTAGGTGAGGATATTATTGTTAACCGCAACTTCGTTCGTTTTGATATCGAAGCAGAAGGAGCGACAAGTGTCAAAATTGGCAAGGAAGAAGCGGTGAAACGCACAGATCTGCCGAGTGATGCAACCAGCCGCTTTATTCTGGACTATGTTGGATTGAAGAAGGATGCATGGACCACAATCAAAATTGAAGTTGATCGCAACGGCGTTAAGTCGAACACAGATATTAGGGTTTACTATGCGAGTGCTGTAGCGGTAGACTCGCAATTCATGGCAGAGAAAGTGAGCAATAAATACAGTGTCTTTAATAAAAAACTAGAACTATCCTTTCCAAAAGGGACAGTGCTACAAAATGCAGTAATTCCGAGAAATACGGTTGTTAAGTTCTATCCAGATAATAAGTTGTTATTCGGAATTGCTGATCCAACAGATGGAGTTGTTGAAAGAAGAAACGACTACGGTAATATTATTTTCGATCCACTAAGTGGAGAAGATAGCGGTTATCGAAAAATTGGAAAGCCTGATTACGAAGTTAGTTTGTTTAATATGAATGCTAATACATTCAACTTTATTAGAGTGTCCGACGTTTACTGGATCAGTGGTGGAATAGGTGAGCTTGGCAATTCACCTGCAATGAATGGATTGCCTCCGTATTCTTCATGGTATTCATATCCATCGGCCGATAGCCACGAACCGATTAGTTTCATGGGCGTAGATGCAACTCGCAGATTAAAGCCGTCTCAACGTGGTAAGTTGACTTTGGCTTTTGACCCTAATGTGGTTGACGCTGCTGGTACAGCAATTACTGTTTTCCGCATGTCGGACAGCGGTGTTTGGGAGAATATCGGCGGCGAAGTGGATACGAAAAAAGGAACCATCACCGTTCCATTTGATGAATTTGGCTACTATAAAGTAATGAAGTTAAGAAGCAGCTATAAAGACATTACTAACCACGGCTGGGCCCGTGAAGTATTGAATGCCCTGTATTCCAAAGGAATTATGATGAACAACGGATTGCGTTCGGATTCCTTTGGTACTGACGACACTGTGAAACGCGGTGAGTTCGCTACATTGTTAGTTAAGGGATTAAATCTTCCGCTGAACTATGATGATAATCAAACGTTCTTTGACGTTGTCCCAGCGGCTAAGACGAATACCTGGTCCTATGCCTATATTGAAACAGCGGCAAGGGCGGGGATTATCTCAGGCCTTGGAGAGGGTTACTTTGGAGTGGACGAGGATTTAACAAGAGAGCAAGCGGCAATTATGATTGCTAGAGCGCTACGTCTCAAATTGGATGCTAATGACTCCAAACTGCAGTCTTCATTGTCGAAAACATTCCTAGATTCCTCTAGAATAGACGTTTACGCCCGTCCAGCAGTACAGGCTGTCTATAAAGCAAAAATAATGACTGGAACGCCTGTGACGGTTCCTGGGCAGAAGAAGAGCTCGCTCAACTTTAATCCGAAGAGTTCAATGACCCGAGCTGAAGCTGGTAAAATAACCGTAGAGCTTCTAAAGAAGAGTACGAAAATTTTCCCTAAAAACTTAAGTTAG
- a CDS encoding S-layer homology domain-containing protein, with translation MSNTSYSFKENSHMKDIQGGEKKVMKKILSVALSTAMAFSMFASVAFAANEKLTAQQQFDALKSAGIVNGYPDGTAGLDKSITRAELATIIVKAIDLEPVTGVATYKDQNYTVNHWAAKYIEAATQAGILTGKDAVKQLFGPSDNLTVQELAVVLVKALDLEVPAETNNTATEWAKGYVQAALDKGLIESGINYQANATRAQVVVAAHAIYEANQVPTVASYTVSEAGKVVEFKLSNDEVVKVTLDEALAPNKETEVKFTHNNVEYTHKVTYVTTVAQKVDSVKADNLKEIVVTFDGTVDKASAEQKSNYKIKNVEVDSAKLSDDKTTVTLLLTQTGGSLDNKDETKLEISNVKNEDGTVTFNTEVKFTPVDVTAPTVKEVVGLGTKAFKIVFSEPVQASEATLSSNYEINGGTVGGSVNYVYPNTVIVTANLPVGEHTVAVSDVQDFSDLKIAPIEHKFDVVEDTAAPEIVSVTTNDLEELTIKFNETIKDIEDIYVNTTSNGASSYEIKDDEVKVYLEDPMNYNENTVYVKGARDYSDNKADRDAKVTPTLDSIRPTIIKDKVEKKAGDYIVTLTFSEKVRKADVEDLENYVLKDSNGKIADVDWIDSKGHPEIDVTFNDDENEVKVNLGSDLGDNKEYTLEVAGIGDRAFVKNTMLPQSIKINTANLGDNTLERAWLRDNYVYIQFSTDLATSGEGNALVADKYAVVRDGQRYVYEGKVNIYNSDSVRLDARDFDDIEEIIVDSDEIEVHFIANKEGDIIKTTNGSSVLKEKIVKPEKLFDIKVGDSEVVSTEKVEVKFNAKINSYSKNGFRVNDKTPSSAELSGDKKTLILKFTGSNKLSEAGSYYLDIDKGAASDVFGNKVDEYRNSDLKDKIAPKKKNNNVEVSTVTDAVYFDLTLTENVRVNKGDKYSDAFINDLFEVKDSKDKKYTVKGVSALTGEHANKLRVWVEGPITEGERIRIEFKGGKGAITDDIDGDGNSVESFTANTIYNED, from the coding sequence ATGAGTAACACGAGCTATTCATTTAAAGAAAACTCTCATATGAAGGATATTCAAGGAGGAGAAAAAAAGGTTATGAAGAAAATTTTATCCGTAGCTTTGTCTACAGCAATGGCATTCTCCATGTTTGCTTCTGTAGCATTCGCTGCCAACGAAAAATTGACAGCACAGCAACAATTTGATGCATTGAAATCCGCTGGTATTGTAAATGGATACCCAGATGGAACAGCAGGACTTGACAAATCTATCACTCGCGCTGAATTGGCGACAATCATCGTTAAAGCGATCGATCTTGAGCCGGTTACTGGCGTAGCTACTTACAAAGATCAAAACTATACTGTTAACCACTGGGCTGCTAAGTACATCGAAGCTGCTACTCAAGCTGGTATCCTGACAGGTAAAGACGCTGTTAAGCAACTGTTCGGACCAAGCGACAACTTGACAGTTCAAGAATTGGCAGTAGTTCTAGTTAAAGCATTGGATCTTGAAGTTCCAGCTGAAACTAACAACACAGCTACAGAGTGGGCTAAAGGCTACGTTCAAGCTGCACTTGACAAAGGCTTGATCGAGTCCGGCATCAACTACCAAGCTAACGCTACCCGCGCTCAAGTAGTTGTAGCAGCTCATGCAATCTACGAAGCTAACCAAGTTCCTACTGTTGCTTCCTACACAGTATCTGAAGCTGGTAAAGTTGTTGAGTTCAAACTCTCCAACGACGAAGTTGTGAAAGTAACTTTGGACGAAGCTCTTGCGCCTAACAAAGAAACTGAAGTGAAATTCACTCACAACAATGTTGAGTACACTCACAAAGTAACTTATGTTACTACTGTGGCTCAAAAAGTTGATAGTGTTAAAGCTGACAACTTGAAAGAAATCGTTGTTACTTTTGACGGTACTGTAGATAAAGCATCTGCAGAACAAAAGAGCAATTATAAAATCAAAAACGTAGAAGTTGATTCCGCTAAATTGTCTGACGACAAAACAACTGTAACGTTGTTGTTGACACAAACTGGTGGAAGCCTTGATAACAAGGACGAAACTAAGCTTGAAATCTCCAACGTGAAAAACGAAGACGGTACTGTTACTTTCAATACAGAAGTTAAATTTACTCCTGTAGACGTGACTGCACCAACAGTTAAAGAGGTTGTGGGACTGGGTACTAAAGCGTTCAAAATCGTATTCAGTGAGCCAGTTCAAGCTTCTGAAGCTACGCTTTCCAGCAACTACGAAATCAATGGCGGAACTGTCGGTGGATCGGTAAATTATGTTTATCCTAACACTGTCATTGTGACTGCAAACCTGCCAGTTGGTGAGCATACTGTAGCAGTTAGCGACGTTCAAGATTTCTCTGATCTGAAAATTGCACCAATTGAACACAAATTTGATGTTGTAGAAGACACTGCTGCTCCTGAAATCGTATCGGTTACAACCAATGATTTGGAAGAACTGACAATCAAGTTCAACGAAACGATTAAAGACATTGAAGACATCTATGTGAATACTACATCCAACGGTGCTTCGAGTTATGAAATCAAGGATGACGAGGTTAAAGTTTACCTTGAAGATCCTATGAACTACAACGAGAACACAGTTTATGTTAAAGGTGCTAGAGACTATAGCGACAACAAAGCAGATCGCGACGCTAAAGTAACTCCTACACTGGATTCAATTCGCCCAACAATCATCAAAGATAAAGTTGAGAAGAAAGCTGGCGACTATATTGTAACATTGACATTCAGTGAAAAAGTAAGAAAAGCTGATGTTGAAGATCTTGAAAACTATGTTCTGAAAGATAGCAATGGCAAAATTGCGGATGTCGACTGGATCGATAGCAAAGGTCATCCGGAAATAGATGTTACTTTTAATGATGATGAAAACGAAGTTAAAGTTAACCTTGGTAGCGATCTTGGTGACAACAAAGAGTACACACTGGAAGTAGCTGGAATTGGCGACAGAGCATTCGTTAAAAACACAATGCTCCCTCAATCCATCAAAATCAACACTGCTAATCTGGGTGATAATACTCTTGAGCGTGCATGGTTGAGAGATAACTATGTGTACATTCAGTTCTCTACTGACCTTGCAACTAGCGGCGAAGGAAATGCTCTTGTAGCTGACAAATACGCTGTAGTTCGAGATGGTCAAAGATATGTTTACGAAGGTAAAGTAAACATCTACAACTCTGACAGTGTTCGTCTTGATGCACGTGATTTTGATGATATTGAAGAAATTATTGTTGATTCTGATGAAATCGAAGTTCACTTCATTGCTAACAAAGAAGGGGACATCATTAAAACTACCAATGGTTCATCTGTGCTGAAAGAGAAAATCGTAAAACCTGAAAAGCTGTTTGATATTAAAGTTGGGGATTCCGAAGTTGTATCCACCGAAAAAGTTGAAGTTAAATTCAACGCTAAAATCAACAGCTACAGCAAAAATGGCTTTAGAGTTAATGACAAAACTCCAAGCAGTGCAGAGTTGAGCGGTGACAAGAAGACGTTGATCCTGAAATTCACAGGTTCCAACAAGCTTAGTGAAGCTGGTTCTTATTATCTAGACATTGATAAAGGTGCTGCATCTGATGTGTTCGGTAACAAAGTTGACGAATACAGAAATAGTGACCTAAAGGACAAAATTGCTCCTAAGAAAAAGAACAACAATGTTGAGGTAAGTACGGTAACAGATGCTGTTTACTTTGACTTGACCCTGACTGAGAATGTTAGAGTGAACAAAGGTGATAAGTACTCCGATGCATTTATCAATGATCTGTTCGAAGTTAAAGACAGCAAAGACAAAAAATACACTGTTAAAGGCGTATCTGCTCTTACAGGAGAACATGCAAATAAATTGCGCGTATGGGTAGAAGGACCAATCACTGAGGGTGAGAGAATTCGCATTGAATTCAAAGGTGGTAAAGGTGCTATCACAGACGATATCGATGGCGATGGAAACAGCGTTGAATCCTTCACAGCTAACACAATTTATAACGAAGACTAA
- a CDS encoding alpha/beta-type small acid-soluble spore protein: protein MARSNRKIIPESHQVLHQWKYEIAAEFGLAVGRNAGTSGFADTEFAGELGTTGATSGYSSYWGHLTARENGSVGGEITKRLIAQAQRDFMN, encoded by the coding sequence ATGGCTAGAAGCAATCGTAAAATCATTCCGGAGAGCCATCAAGTACTGCACCAGTGGAAATATGAGATAGCCGCCGAATTCGGATTGGCCGTGGGTCGCAATGCAGGGACATCTGGCTTTGCCGATACAGAGTTTGCAGGAGAACTTGGTACGACTGGAGCTACATCGGGTTATTCGAGCTACTGGGGGCATCTGACGGCTCGTGAGAACGGCTCGGTTGGCGGTGAAATCACGAAAAGACTAATCGCACAGGCCCAGCGAGACTTTATGAATTAA
- the metK gene encoding methionine adenosyltransferase, producing the protein MSIKGRHLFTSESVTEGHPDKICDQISDAVLDAFLKEDPYARVACEVSVATGLVLVIGEISTKSEYVDIPALVRKTIREIGYTRAKYGFDSNTCAVLTSLNEQSADIAQGVNAALEHRDPAQMDKETENIGAGDQGLMFGFATNETPEFMPLPIALSHRIARRLAEVRKNGTLNYLRPDGKTQVTIEYEDDKVVRVDTIVVSTQHAEEITLEQIQKDIKEHVILPVVPADLLDEQTKYFINPTGRFVIGGPQGDAGLTGRKIIVDTYGGYARHGGGAFSGKDPTKVDRSAAYAARYVAKNLVAAGLADKLEIQLAYAIGVATPVSINVDTYGTGKIAEEKLVELIRENFDLRPAGIIRMLDLRRPIYRQTAAYGHFGRTDLDLPWERLDKVEALKAQAGI; encoded by the coding sequence ATGTCCATCAAAGGACGCCATTTATTTACTTCTGAATCCGTTACCGAGGGTCATCCGGATAAGATTTGTGACCAGATCTCCGATGCGGTGCTTGACGCTTTTTTAAAGGAAGATCCTTATGCGCGCGTGGCGTGCGAAGTGTCCGTAGCTACCGGACTTGTACTTGTTATTGGCGAGATTAGTACAAAATCGGAATATGTGGATATTCCCGCGCTTGTACGGAAGACGATTAGAGAAATTGGTTACACCCGTGCGAAATACGGTTTCGATTCCAATACATGCGCTGTATTGACATCATTGAACGAGCAATCAGCCGACATCGCTCAAGGTGTGAACGCAGCTCTTGAACACCGCGATCCGGCTCAAATGGATAAGGAAACGGAAAATATCGGAGCAGGTGACCAAGGGTTAATGTTCGGTTTTGCAACCAATGAAACTCCTGAGTTCATGCCCCTGCCGATAGCACTTTCCCATCGGATTGCTCGTCGCTTGGCTGAAGTGCGTAAGAATGGCACGCTGAATTATTTGCGTCCTGACGGCAAAACTCAAGTGACTATTGAATATGAAGATGACAAAGTAGTTCGTGTGGATACTATTGTTGTGTCGACACAGCATGCTGAGGAAATTACGCTGGAGCAAATTCAGAAGGATATTAAGGAACATGTTATTCTGCCAGTCGTTCCAGCAGATTTACTGGACGAGCAGACCAAATATTTCATTAACCCTACAGGTCGTTTTGTTATCGGTGGGCCGCAAGGGGATGCCGGTCTTACCGGACGCAAGATTATTGTAGATACTTATGGTGGTTATGCTCGTCATGGCGGCGGTGCATTCTCAGGTAAGGATCCAACGAAAGTGGATCGCTCTGCAGCTTACGCGGCACGTTATGTAGCGAAAAACCTTGTAGCTGCTGGTCTGGCTGACAAGCTGGAAATTCAGCTCGCTTATGCGATCGGCGTAGCGACTCCTGTCTCCATCAACGTAGATACTTATGGAACGGGAAAAATTGCAGAAGAGAAGCTCGTTGAATTGATCCGTGAGAACTTTGACCTTCGTCCTGCAGGGATTATTCGTATGCTGGATCTGCGCCGTCCGATTTACCGTCAGACAGCGGCTTATGGACATTTTGGCCGTACAGATCTTGACCTGCCATGGGAGCGCCTAGACAAGGTAGAGGCTCTGAAAGCACAAGCGGGTATTTAG